A section of the Bacillus sp. HSf4 genome encodes:
- a CDS encoding PH domain-containing protein: MNKSEKLIKHRLHPISILYFMMKAGKESLSFIWLYPLLILLIHKQIGSQIPALIIGVFLVIFLMMVLIMIGVLRWRAFTYQIREKSIYIEYGLFIVKKRWVQPDRIQSIDSTVRLYDHLFSTRTLTIELAGGDESSITLSCISREEEQRIRTVLNAESKSKPIEHGGASMFQLYKKDLILHSLLSPKFGIVLSLLSLGLLKYLDISKETDRSALFTNLSSWFGSNWIIVVMVIIVLLSFALSLLLTFVSDYHFTLKRNSKGELEIEQGLFEKKKRTIDENRIQAILIIEHPLHRLLGFASIKAVVIRNRPNEQSSKTITLLPFVKKEKVCSILETYTGYRKGNHLHMLTKEAKHYNMVLPFIAGCVLAIPLWMFVPGYYHYLAAVLPPGLLCLGTMVYRMIGWHQSRYFLTLQYGSLSRKTALIKRGRIQWASLGQTSVQERKNLASIKLAVASGKENVKFSITHIPIEDATMIYQHALKTS, encoded by the coding sequence ATGAACAAGTCTGAAAAATTAATAAAACATCGTCTCCATCCCATTTCGATTCTTTATTTTATGATGAAGGCAGGCAAGGAATCTTTATCATTTATTTGGTTATACCCGCTGCTCATTTTATTGATTCATAAACAGATAGGCAGCCAAATTCCCGCTTTGATCATCGGCGTCTTTCTCGTTATTTTTCTCATGATGGTATTGATCATGATTGGTGTATTAAGGTGGCGGGCATTCACCTACCAGATACGCGAGAAATCGATATATATAGAATATGGTTTGTTTATAGTCAAGAAAAGATGGGTGCAGCCGGACCGCATTCAGTCCATTGATTCTACGGTCCGTCTATATGACCATTTATTTTCTACACGAACTTTAACGATTGAACTTGCCGGAGGAGATGAATCCAGCATCACACTCAGCTGTATTTCAAGAGAAGAAGAACAGCGCATTCGAACGGTTTTAAATGCAGAGTCAAAAAGCAAGCCGATCGAGCATGGCGGAGCGTCAATGTTTCAATTGTATAAAAAAGATCTCATTTTACACAGTCTGCTTTCCCCTAAATTCGGGATTGTGCTTTCATTATTATCACTAGGATTATTGAAATATTTGGATATATCGAAAGAAACAGATCGATCCGCTTTATTTACTAACTTATCAAGCTGGTTCGGTTCTAACTGGATCATCGTCGTGATGGTTATCATCGTACTTCTCTCGTTTGCACTTTCATTGTTATTAACATTTGTAAGTGATTATCATTTCACATTAAAGAGGAACAGCAAAGGCGAACTCGAAATCGAACAAGGCCTGTTTGAGAAGAAAAAACGAACGATCGACGAAAACAGGATACAGGCCATTCTAATCATCGAGCATCCGCTTCACCGCCTCCTGGGATTTGCATCAATCAAAGCTGTTGTGATTCGTAATCGGCCAAATGAACAAAGCAGTAAAACGATCACCCTCCTTCCTTTTGTTAAAAAAGAAAAAGTCTGTTCCATTCTTGAAACGTATACCGGCTACCGGAAAGGCAACCATTTGCACATGCTCACAAAGGAAGCCAAACATTATAATATGGTTCTGCCATTTATAGCAGGTTGTGTTCTTGCCATACCGCTATGGATGTTTGTGCCCGGTTACTATCATTATCTGGCTGCGGTTCTGCCGCCTGGATTATTATGTCTGGGGACGATGGTATATCGAATGATTGGCTGGCATCAAAGCCGCTATTTTTTAACTTTGCAATATGGCTCCTTATCCCGCAAAACGGCACTTATTAAACGCGGGCGCATTCAATGGGCATCATTAGGCCAAACATCTGTACAAGAGAGAAAGAATTTGGCATCCATTAAGCTGGCCGTTGCTTCAGGAAAAGAAAATGTGAAGTTTTCTATAACCCACATCCCAATAGAGGATGCAACAATGATTTATCAACATGCCCTTAAAACAAGCTGA
- the pheT gene encoding phenylalanine--tRNA ligase subunit beta: protein MFVSYKWLQEYVDLDGMTPDILAEKITRSGIEVEGVEYKGEGIKGVVIGHVLEREQHPNADKLNKCLVDIGAEEPVQIICGAPNVDRGQKVAVAMVGAVLPGNFKIKKAKLRGEASNGMICSLEELGIQGKLVPKEYAEGIFVFPSDAEIGTDALTSLALDDAVLELGLTPNRADAMNMLGVAYEVAAILGREVKLPETAYQAGAEKAADYISVKIEDPEANPLYAAKIIKDVKIGPSPLWMQTKLINAGIRPHNNVVDITNFVLLEYGQPLHAFDYDRFGSKEVVVRKAEENEKMVTLDDEERTLSADHLVITNGSLPQAVAGVMGGADSEVREDTVTILLEAAYFNGQTVRKASKDLGLRSESSVRFEKGIDPARVLPAAERAAHLISRYAGGTVLEGTVQEKHLDVKDRVISLSAEKVTKVLGMSISEEEMVRIFQRLGFSVEETGGELIVTVPSRRGDITIEEDLIEEVARLYGYDNIPSSLPELTGFSGGLTPYQEKRRKVRRFLEGAGLSQAITYSLTSDKKATAYALEKSFKTILSLPMSEERSVLRHSLLPNLLDSLSYNLARQTDSAAFYEIGSVFLKAEEQTKPVEKEHVAGAVTGLWHKNLWQGEKKPVDFFVVKGIVEGLFDKLGIKEGVEFVQSERKELHPGRTANILYNGSLIGFIGQLHPSVEKELDLHETYVFELDLHELFAVDVPEITYTAIPKYPSVTRDIALVVDKGIASGQLEDVIRKAGGALLKEVHVFDVYEGEHMEEGKKSVAFSLQYLNPEQTLTEEEVTKVHDTVLKALEETHQAVLRG from the coding sequence ATGTTTGTTTCATATAAATGGTTGCAGGAATACGTGGATTTAGACGGAATGACGCCGGATATTCTCGCTGAAAAGATCACAAGAAGCGGGATTGAAGTGGAAGGCGTTGAATATAAAGGGGAAGGAATCAAAGGTGTTGTCATCGGGCATGTTCTCGAACGCGAGCAGCATCCGAACGCCGATAAATTAAATAAATGTCTTGTCGATATCGGCGCGGAGGAGCCGGTGCAAATCATCTGCGGAGCCCCGAATGTGGACAGAGGGCAAAAAGTAGCCGTCGCAATGGTCGGCGCGGTTTTGCCGGGCAATTTTAAAATCAAAAAAGCGAAGCTTCGCGGCGAAGCTTCAAACGGCATGATCTGCTCTTTAGAGGAGCTCGGCATTCAAGGAAAGCTTGTACCAAAAGAATATGCGGAAGGTATTTTCGTATTTCCGAGCGATGCCGAGATCGGCACGGATGCGCTCACCAGCCTTGCGCTCGATGATGCGGTGCTGGAGCTGGGACTGACGCCAAACCGCGCCGACGCCATGAATATGCTCGGTGTCGCTTATGAAGTGGCTGCGATTCTCGGCCGCGAAGTCAAGCTCCCTGAGACGGCTTATCAAGCAGGCGCCGAAAAAGCGGCAGACTATATTTCCGTCAAAATTGAAGATCCAGAAGCCAATCCTTTATACGCGGCGAAAATCATTAAAGACGTCAAAATCGGGCCGTCCCCGCTGTGGATGCAGACGAAGCTGATCAACGCCGGAATCAGGCCGCACAACAATGTCGTCGACATTACCAACTTTGTGCTCTTGGAATACGGCCAGCCGCTGCACGCTTTTGATTATGACCGCTTCGGCTCAAAAGAGGTCGTCGTCCGCAAAGCGGAGGAAAATGAAAAAATGGTCACGCTTGATGATGAAGAAAGAACTCTATCAGCCGACCATCTCGTCATTACAAACGGCTCTCTTCCGCAAGCCGTCGCAGGGGTCATGGGGGGAGCGGATTCCGAAGTCCGCGAAGATACGGTGACGATTTTGCTGGAAGCGGCATATTTTAACGGACAGACTGTCCGCAAAGCTTCCAAAGATCTTGGACTGCGCAGTGAATCAAGCGTCCGCTTTGAAAAAGGCATCGATCCAGCTCGTGTTCTCCCTGCCGCAGAACGTGCAGCACACCTGATTAGCCGCTATGCGGGGGGCACAGTTTTAGAGGGCACGGTTCAGGAAAAACACCTTGACGTGAAAGACAGAGTCATCAGCCTGTCCGCTGAAAAAGTCACAAAAGTTCTCGGGATGTCCATCAGTGAAGAGGAAATGGTCCGCATTTTTCAAAGACTCGGGTTTTCCGTTGAAGAAACGGGCGGCGAGCTGATCGTCACCGTCCCTTCAAGAAGAGGCGATATCACGATCGAAGAAGATTTGATTGAAGAGGTTGCAAGATTGTACGGATATGACAACATTCCGTCATCACTGCCTGAACTGACCGGCTTTAGCGGCGGATTGACCCCTTATCAGGAAAAACGGAGAAAAGTCAGACGCTTCCTGGAGGGAGCCGGGCTTTCTCAGGCGATCACTTACTCACTGACAAGCGACAAAAAAGCGACCGCATACGCGCTGGAGAAATCGTTTAAAACGATCCTTTCACTGCCGATGAGTGAGGAAAGAAGCGTCTTGAGGCACAGCCTGCTGCCGAATCTGCTTGATTCGTTATCCTACAACCTGGCAAGACAAACCGATTCAGCAGCATTTTATGAAATCGGTTCGGTTTTCTTAAAAGCCGAAGAACAGACAAAACCGGTCGAAAAAGAACACGTCGCCGGAGCTGTGACAGGTCTGTGGCACAAAAACCTCTGGCAAGGGGAGAAAAAGCCGGTCGATTTCTTTGTTGTAAAAGGCATAGTCGAAGGCTTATTTGACAAGCTCGGCATCAAAGAGGGCGTTGAGTTCGTCCAGTCTGAAAGAAAAGAGCTCCATCCGGGGAGAACGGCCAACATTCTGTACAACGGCTCTTTAATCGGCTTCATCGGCCAGCTTCATCCATCGGTTGAAAAAGAGCTTGATCTCCATGAGACTTATGTATTCGAGCTTGATCTCCATGAGCTCTTCGCGGTTGATGTGCCGGAGATTACGTATACGGCCATTCCGAAATACCCGTCCGTCACCCGCGATATCGCGCTGGTCGTAGACAAAGGCATCGCCAGCGGCCAGCTTGAGGATGTCATTCGAAAAGCCGGCGGCGCATTGTTGAAGGAAGTGCACGTCTTTGACGTCTATGAAGGCGAGCACATGGAAGAAGGCAAAAAATCCGTCGCCTTCAGCCTGCAATATTTGAATCCTGAACAGACGCTTACTGAAGAAGAAGTGACGAAAGTTCACGACACAGTGTTGAAAGCGCTGGAGGAAACACATCAGGCTGTGCTGAGAGGATAA
- a CDS encoding TetR/AcrR family transcriptional regulator: MNTKTQKRRLQIIEDAIQVLVEEGYANASIGNIAKKGGISKGVVTYHFPNKLQLMKAVVEHSYGLAAPYMEKFMDGLDSAPATLRAYIESNLRFMYEHRKYVTAIIEVVSNLRTESGDLFYQNEDESIYEPLIEIFKWGQEIEGSFREFSPQIMARTVRSVIDSLGPKIANHDISDIECAISEIADTFDYATRKTPKTIGGLS; encoded by the coding sequence ATGAATACAAAAACACAAAAAAGGCGACTGCAAATTATTGAAGATGCTATTCAAGTGCTTGTGGAAGAAGGTTATGCGAATGCCTCTATCGGCAATATCGCAAAAAAGGGGGGAATCAGCAAAGGGGTTGTAACGTATCATTTTCCAAATAAATTACAGCTTATGAAGGCTGTTGTGGAGCATTCCTATGGACTTGCAGCACCTTATATGGAAAAATTCATGGACGGTTTAGACAGTGCTCCGGCCACACTCCGCGCGTATATTGAATCAAATCTCAGATTCATGTATGAACATCGAAAATACGTGACCGCAATCATTGAAGTGGTTTCCAACTTACGAACAGAAAGCGGTGATCTGTTTTATCAGAATGAAGATGAATCAATATATGAGCCGCTGATTGAAATTTTTAAGTGGGGACAGGAAATAGAAGGGAGTTTCAGAGAGTTTTCCCCGCAAATTATGGCTAGAACCGTGCGAAGCGTCATCGATTCATTGGGACCCAAAATCGCAAATCATGATATATCAGATATAGAGTGCGCGATATCTGAAATTGCAGATACGTTCGATTATGCAACGAGAAAAACACCTAAAACTATAGGGGGGCTATCGTGA
- a CDS encoding RNA methyltransferase — MKHIESAKNQKVKDWKKLHTKKERTKTNTFLIEGEHLLEEALKTPGTVKEIIILDEADMPDGLDPDIACYLVSRDAFLAISETETPQSVAAVCRMPDSGPFQYEKLLLADAIQDPGNLGTIIRTADAAGIDAVVVGHGTVDPYNAKTLRSAQGSHFHIPIIKAELSGLMKELKEKQIPVYGTALQHAVPFKEAEPSDSFALLIGNEGSGVDPELLAQTDRNLYIPIYGKAESLNVAAAAAVLLYHLRG; from the coding sequence TTGAAACATATTGAATCAGCCAAAAACCAAAAAGTGAAGGATTGGAAAAAACTTCACACGAAAAAAGAACGAACAAAAACCAATACTTTCTTAATAGAAGGGGAGCATCTTCTTGAAGAAGCGCTGAAAACACCGGGCACTGTCAAGGAAATCATCATTTTAGATGAAGCTGATATGCCGGACGGGCTGGATCCGGATATAGCCTGCTATCTTGTCAGCCGCGACGCGTTTCTTGCCATTTCAGAAACCGAGACTCCCCAGTCTGTCGCCGCAGTCTGCCGAATGCCCGACAGCGGTCCTTTTCAGTATGAAAAACTGCTCCTTGCAGATGCTATCCAAGACCCCGGCAATTTAGGAACGATCATCCGCACGGCCGATGCCGCGGGAATCGATGCCGTGGTTGTCGGCCATGGGACGGTTGATCCTTATAACGCCAAAACGCTCAGATCTGCGCAAGGATCACATTTTCATATTCCGATTATCAAAGCTGAGCTTTCAGGGCTGATGAAAGAGTTGAAGGAAAAACAAATCCCCGTCTATGGAACTGCGCTGCAACATGCCGTTCCATTTAAAGAAGCAGAGCCGTCAGACTCGTTTGCGCTGCTGATCGGAAATGAGGGTTCTGGGGTTGATCCCGAACTGCTCGCACAGACGGACAGAAATCTTTACATTCCCATTTACGGGAAAGCGGAGTCCTTGAATGTGGCAGCCGCCGCAGCGGTGCTGTTATACCATCTCCGCGGATAA
- a CDS encoding PH domain-containing protein, which translates to MITDEFKKIDEKIVVVRKLEGMITLCVYACTILVVLYFTLTFGWPKWILAVITCFAIVSVPFELYFLPKWKYEFWRYRLSDLSIQIHKGIIFKRKILVPVGKVQHVEAKQGPILKKYNLYTVTLSTAAGSHEILGLAEKTADSVRKDIETYARLSDEQV; encoded by the coding sequence GTGATTACTGACGAATTTAAGAAAATAGACGAAAAAATTGTTGTCGTAAGGAAGCTTGAAGGTATGATCACATTATGCGTCTATGCATGCACAATCCTTGTAGTGCTTTACTTTACTTTAACATTCGGCTGGCCGAAATGGATATTGGCTGTCATCACATGTTTCGCTATAGTCTCTGTACCGTTTGAACTTTATTTTTTACCGAAGTGGAAATATGAATTTTGGCGATATCGTCTAAGTGACTTAAGCATCCAAATCCATAAAGGAATCATTTTCAAGCGAAAAATATTAGTTCCTGTGGGGAAAGTCCAGCATGTCGAAGCAAAACAAGGTCCTATTTTAAAAAAGTACAACTTATATACAGTGACGTTATCCACGGCAGCCGGCAGCCACGAAATTTTGGGATTAGCCGAAAAAACAGCCGATTCCGTACGTAAGGATATTGAAACATATGCGAGGTTAAGCGATGAACAAGTCTGA
- the sspI gene encoding small acid-soluble spore protein SspI — MDLNLRHAVIANVSGNSQDELEHTIVDAIQSGEEKMLPGLGVLFEVIWQNASETDKTEMLEMLEQGLKTK; from the coding sequence ATGGATTTGAATTTGCGCCATGCGGTGATTGCCAATGTATCAGGAAATTCACAGGATGAGCTTGAACATACGATTGTCGATGCGATTCAAAGCGGTGAAGAGAAAATGCTTCCCGGTTTGGGCGTATTGTTCGAGGTCATTTGGCAGAACGCATCAGAAACAGACAAAACCGAAATGCTTGAAATGTTGGAGCAAGGGTTGAAGACGAAATAA
- the cstA gene encoding carbon starvation protein CstA, translated as MNAITIVIASICILAIAYRLYGTFMMVKVLKVDDDKPTPAHLQKDGKDYVPTNKWVSFGHHFAAIAAAGPLVGPILAAQFGYLPGLLWLLIGAVIGGAVHDIVVLFASMRRNGKSLSEVAKEELGPVAGFCTGLAMLFIITITMAGLSMVVLHALERNPWGTFSVAITIPIAMGVGLFYKKTGNLKLASTVGFILLMAGVFIGPSVANTPLGEALTLDMKTLSIALPVYAFFAAALPVWLLLAPRDYLSSFMKIGVFIALIAGVFIVNPAIPFPAFTEFTGGGGPVSPGPVWPFISITIACGAISGFHAFVGSGTTPKMLDKWSDMKFVGFGAMLVECLVGIMALIAATALQPGDYFAINSAPEVFRTLGMDTVHLPELSREIGLDLEGRTGGAVTLAVGMAYIFTDIPFFSHLASYFFQFVIMFEAVFILTAIDAGTRVARYLIQDFFGEVYKPLKKTDWLPGSVIASALACFMWGYLLYSGDISSIWALFGVSNQLMASVGLIIGATVILKIADKRRYMLTCLIPLAYLYVTVNYAGYWMIRHVYFNAEAGGYSVLNGILSIVMLVLGLVIMAAAIKKWTEIWRDPSLRMEPSIPG; from the coding sequence ATGAATGCCATTACGATTGTGATCGCTTCCATCTGTATATTGGCGATCGCCTACCGTTTGTACGGAACGTTTATGATGGTGAAAGTGCTGAAGGTGGATGACGACAAACCGACTCCTGCCCATCTCCAAAAAGACGGCAAAGATTATGTGCCGACAAACAAATGGGTGTCTTTCGGTCATCATTTTGCAGCGATCGCGGCCGCGGGGCCGCTCGTCGGGCCGATTTTGGCTGCGCAGTTCGGCTATTTGCCGGGGCTGTTGTGGCTGTTGATCGGGGCGGTCATCGGGGGAGCCGTCCACGATATTGTCGTTTTATTCGCGTCGATGCGGAGGAATGGTAAATCGCTTTCAGAAGTCGCTAAAGAAGAACTCGGACCTGTCGCCGGGTTTTGTACGGGCCTGGCGATGCTGTTTATTATTACGATCACGATGGCGGGACTGTCGATGGTTGTCCTCCACGCGCTTGAGCGCAATCCGTGGGGGACGTTCTCGGTCGCGATCACGATACCGATCGCCATGGGTGTCGGTTTATTTTATAAAAAGACAGGAAACCTGAAGCTCGCGTCAACGGTCGGGTTTATTCTGCTGATGGCCGGCGTGTTCATCGGACCGTCAGTCGCCAATACGCCGCTGGGAGAGGCCTTGACGCTTGATATGAAAACGCTCTCCATCGCGCTTCCGGTCTACGCGTTTTTCGCAGCGGCCCTGCCTGTCTGGCTGCTGCTCGCACCGCGCGACTATTTGAGCAGCTTTATGAAAATCGGTGTATTCATTGCTTTGATAGCCGGTGTATTCATCGTGAATCCGGCGATCCCGTTTCCGGCATTCACCGAGTTTACGGGCGGGGGAGGCCCCGTTTCGCCGGGACCAGTGTGGCCGTTTATTTCGATTACGATTGCCTGCGGAGCCATTTCCGGCTTTCACGCCTTTGTCGGTTCCGGCACAACGCCGAAAATGCTCGACAAATGGAGCGATATGAAATTTGTCGGCTTTGGCGCCATGCTTGTCGAATGTCTCGTCGGGATTATGGCGTTGATCGCGGCGACTGCATTGCAGCCAGGCGATTATTTTGCGATCAACAGCGCACCTGAGGTTTTTCGGACGCTTGGCATGGATACCGTCCATCTGCCGGAGCTCAGCCGGGAGATCGGGCTTGATTTGGAAGGAAGAACGGGCGGAGCTGTTACGCTCGCCGTCGGCATGGCTTATATCTTTACAGATATCCCGTTTTTCAGCCATTTGGCCTCATATTTCTTTCAATTTGTGATTATGTTTGAGGCGGTCTTTATCTTAACGGCGATTGATGCCGGAACAAGGGTGGCCCGCTATTTGATTCAAGACTTTTTCGGTGAAGTGTACAAACCGCTCAAAAAAACGGATTGGCTGCCGGGGTCAGTAATAGCAAGCGCTCTTGCCTGCTTCATGTGGGGGTATTTGCTTTATTCCGGGGACATCAGCTCCATTTGGGCGCTGTTTGGCGTATCCAATCAGCTAATGGCATCCGTCGGACTGATCATCGGGGCGACCGTCATTTTAAAAATCGCGGATAAACGAAGATATATGCTGACGTGTCTTATTCCGCTCGCCTATTTGTATGTGACCGTCAATTATGCGGGGTACTGGATGATCAGACACGTTTACTTCAATGCAGAAGCCGGCGGCTACAGCGTGTTGAACGGCATTTTATCGATTGTGATGCTCGTTTTGGGATTGGTGATTATGGCGGCCGCCATTAAAAAGTGGACGGAGATTTGGCGCGATCCTTCCTTAAGGATGGAGCCTTCCATTCCCGGCTGA
- a CDS encoding zinc-dependent metalloprotease: MKKRSLFLSLLLTAGIIPGVTAGAAKDSGHDHTHAAEGTYIDSLPKAKTFKDLHGKVQIEKTTKTKILNEKGNVVGQKTFKKNTGNGKFSTQANTGSQKVSVLAVADAQYRAKYSDWQTRIVQIVEQADVMFNRDHSIDFVVEAVAPWTSSGSNSSQILSNLQRNFSGKNYKFVVGFTANSHFDAGGIAYVYSGKPGGSAFSVNLDQGTANTAKAATHEFSHNFGLHHDAQGSGIRCIMNYDYAYTVDVWDSSHNSQIENNKAWYK; encoded by the coding sequence GTGAAAAAGCGTTCTTTATTTTTATCGTTATTACTTACCGCCGGCATCATTCCCGGGGTAACGGCGGGAGCCGCGAAAGACAGCGGACACGATCACACGCATGCGGCCGAAGGGACTTATATCGATTCATTACCTAAAGCGAAAACCTTTAAAGATTTGCATGGCAAAGTTCAGATTGAAAAAACGACGAAAACGAAAATACTTAATGAAAAAGGAAATGTCGTCGGACAGAAAACCTTCAAAAAGAATACAGGCAATGGAAAGTTTTCGACACAGGCGAACACAGGCAGCCAAAAGGTGAGCGTGTTGGCGGTGGCAGACGCGCAGTACCGGGCAAAATACAGCGACTGGCAGACGAGGATCGTCCAAATTGTTGAACAGGCGGATGTGATGTTCAACCGCGATCACAGCATTGATTTTGTCGTAGAGGCAGTTGCCCCTTGGACATCCTCCGGCAGCAACAGTTCTCAGATTCTATCAAACCTTCAGCGCAATTTTAGCGGGAAAAATTATAAATTCGTCGTCGGATTTACAGCCAACAGCCATTTTGACGCCGGCGGCATCGCTTATGTATACAGCGGCAAACCGGGTGGCAGCGCCTTCAGCGTCAACCTTGATCAGGGAACGGCTAATACGGCAAAAGCAGCCACACATGAGTTCTCCCATAACTTCGGGTTACACCATGATGCGCAAGGAAGCGGCATTCGCTGCATCATGAATTACGATTACGCATACACAGTCGATGTCTGGGATTCGTCGCATAACAGCCAGATTGAAAACAATAAAGCTTGGTACAAGTAA
- the pheS gene encoding phenylalanine--tRNA ligase subunit alpha, whose protein sequence is MQEELKRLEKEAVEKVAAAGSLKEVNDVRVQYLGKKGPITEVLRGMGKLSAEERPKMGALANEVRETIASAIAEKNARLEEEEVARKLKEQTIDVTLPGSPVKTGARHPLTIVIEDIEDLFISMGYSVEEGPEVETDYYNFEALNLPKEHPARDMQDSFYITEDTLMRTQTSPVQTRTMEKHEGKGPVKIICPGKVYRRDNDDATHSHQFMQIEGLCVDRDISMSDLKGTLETVAKKMFGEDREIRLRPSFFPFTEPSVEVDVSCFKCGGKGCSVCKQTGWIEILGAGMVHPNVLEMAGFDSKQYQGFAFGMGVERIAMLKYGIDDIRHFYTNDVRFLSQFKQA, encoded by the coding sequence ATGCAGGAAGAGCTGAAACGGCTTGAAAAAGAAGCGGTTGAAAAAGTCGCAGCCGCAGGATCATTAAAGGAAGTCAACGATGTCCGCGTTCAATATCTCGGAAAAAAAGGACCGATTACAGAAGTGCTTCGCGGGATGGGAAAGCTGTCTGCTGAAGAAAGACCGAAAATGGGCGCTTTGGCAAACGAAGTGAGGGAGACGATTGCAAGCGCGATCGCTGAAAAAAATGCCCGTCTTGAAGAAGAAGAAGTGGCAAGAAAGCTGAAAGAACAGACGATTGATGTCACGCTTCCGGGAAGTCCGGTCAAAACGGGTGCGCGCCATCCGTTAACGATCGTCATCGAGGATATTGAAGACCTGTTTATCAGCATGGGGTATTCAGTTGAAGAAGGACCGGAAGTGGAAACGGACTACTACAACTTTGAAGCGCTCAACCTTCCGAAGGAGCACCCGGCCCGGGATATGCAGGACAGCTTTTACATCACCGAAGATACGCTGATGAGAACACAGACCTCTCCTGTTCAGACGCGTACGATGGAGAAGCATGAAGGGAAAGGCCCGGTCAAAATCATCTGTCCGGGAAAAGTATACCGCCGCGACAATGATGATGCGACACACTCCCACCAATTTATGCAGATTGAAGGGCTTTGCGTCGATCGCGACATCAGCATGAGCGATTTGAAGGGCACGCTTGAAACCGTAGCGAAGAAAATGTTTGGCGAAGATCGCGAAATCAGACTTCGACCAAGCTTTTTCCCGTTCACAGAACCGTCTGTCGAAGTCGATGTCTCCTGCTTCAAATGCGGAGGAAAAGGCTGCTCAGTCTGCAAGCAGACCGGCTGGATTGAAATCCTCGGCGCGGGAATGGTGCATCCGAACGTGCTTGAAATGGCCGGTTTCGATTCCAAACAATATCAGGGTTTCGCTTTTGGAATGGGTGTTGAGCGGATCGCGATGCTGAAGTACGGAATTGATGATATCCGCCATTTCTATACAAACGATGTCAGATTTTTATCTCAATTTAAACAGGCTTAA